One Calliopsis andreniformis isolate RMS-2024a chromosome 9, iyCalAndr_principal, whole genome shotgun sequence genomic window carries:
- the Osi15 gene encoding DUF1676 domain-containing protein Osi15: MMSAKLLIALALAALVAAEDATTLEQMESRLTRAMDDLNRKDTLQIYGDMITLEKVNVEENAEVGRSSEDPLVSRIEKFLRTRRIQVHLPSDGSSADLFGRALGQKDVGVELRGLATGASEARTKLKKILLPLLIALKLKAMIVLPIVMTLIGLIGIKGLGAGLLSLLLSGAVALKALLTPPPPYPARVTYGIVKPEIYHDHWHRSQEEVNQPYRGWAPEFNPEQYPYQELP, from the exons ATGATGAGCGCGAAACTACTGATCGCTTTAGCGCTGGCTGCGTTGGTGGCCGCCGAAGACGCGACAACTTTGGAACAAATGGAATCCAGGCTGACCAGGGCGATGGACGATCTGAACCGAAAGGACACCCTTCAGATCTACGGAGACATGATCACTTTGGAGAAGGTGAACGTTGAAGAGAATGCTGAGGTGGGAAGATCCAGCGAGGATCCTCTAGTGAGCAGGATTGAAAAGTTCTTGAGGACTCGCAGGATTCAGGTTCACTTGCCCAGCGATGGCTCCTCCGCTGACCTCTTTGGACGGGCTTTGGGTCAGAAGGATGTGGGAGTCGAGCTTAGGGGGCTGGCCACTGGAGCTTCTGAAG CCCGCACCAAACTGAAGAAAATCCTCTTGCCGCTGCTGATTGCCCTGAAACTGAAGGCTATGATCGTTCTGCCCATCGTTATGACTCTGATCGGTCTCATAGGCATCAAGGGACTCGGCGCTGGCCTCCTGTCCCTTCTTCTCTCTGGAGCAGTCGCCTTGAAGGCGCTCCTTACGCCGCCTCCACCTTATCCTGCCAGAGTCACCTATGGGATAGTGAAGCCTGAAATTTATCACGACCACTGGCACAGGTCGCAAGAAGAAGTGAACCAGCCCTACAGAGGTTGGGCACCTGAATTCAACCCTGAACAGTATCCCTACCAAGAACTTCCTTGA
- the Osi14 gene encoding DUF1676 domain-containing protein Osi14 yields the protein MNKLVILGLLAASAMAVPMPDSSSVQVDRNLDCLEQESALFSCIFVKAVSTLDRAARSSDIEIFDGVKFVRETPMERSGKDLKTEVDIMNELPKDTSDRAIKLASMLYESAMSLMKSHSLKLSMPEEGSISRAFSEGRGKMKKIILPLIAAVALKVFALIPILLGGLGLLVLKAVFVSKIALLLAGVLAFQRLFGSGSSSGAGYSSLFSKNAQPASGWYDSASQGWPAGASAAQPQGYYKRSFNADNAKMDAHSMAYSAQAPISNEAN from the exons ATGAACAAGCTAGTGATTTTGGGACTCCTTGCTGCATCCGCGATGGCGGTGCCCATGCCTGACTCCAGCAGTGTGCAGGTGGACAGGAATCTCGATTGTCTGGAGCAAGAGAGCGCGCTGTTCAGCTGCATCTTCGTTAAAGCTGTCAGCACCTTGGATAGAGCAGCCAGGTCGAGCGATATCGAAATCTTCGATGGTGTGAAATTCGTGCGGGAAACGCCCA TGGAACGCAGCGGAAAAGACTTAAAGACCGAAGTGGACATCATGAACGAGCTGCCAAAGGATACGTCCGACAGAGCCATCAAGCTAGCAAGCATGCTGTATGAATCGGCGATGTCGCTCATGAAGTCTCACAGTCTGAAGCTGAGCATGCCCGAAGAGGGATCAATTTCTCGCGCTTTCAGCGAAG GTCGCGGAAAGATGAAGAAGATCATCCTCCCCCTGATCGCCGCAGTGGCATTGAAGGTTTTCGCTCTAATCCCAATCCTCCTTGGTGGCCTGGGTCTCCTGGTCTTGAAGGCTGTATTCGTCAGCAAGATCGCCCTCCTGTTGGCTGGCGTCTTGGCCTTCCAAAGGCTCTTCGGCAGCGGCAGCAGCAGTGGCGCAGGCTACAGCAGCCTCTTCAGCAAGAACGCCCAGCCTGCGTCTGGATGGTACGACAGCGCCAGCCAGGGCTGGCCCGCTGGCGCATCGGCAGCTCAACCTCAGGGCTACTACAAGAGGAGCTTCAACGCCGACAACGCTAAGATGGACGCCCACTCGATGGCTTACTCTGCTCAGGCACCGATCTCGAACGAAGCCAATTAG
- the Osi13 gene encoding LOW QUALITY PROTEIN: protein Osi13 (The sequence of the model RefSeq protein was modified relative to this genomic sequence to represent the inferred CDS: substituted 1 base at 1 genomic stop codon), whose product MLLMYPLLLLPLLVATEAAQPTMMEEEWKLQLKEYKSPVDWISEGILNVVDSVLPASQSSLEGRXNARKKKKHKLNRYLIPLIVGFMLIKSILLPIALKTLAILSGKAVVLSLMSLILAAIVGLKKVAQSHSGSSYEVVNVPGKYRRQDFFEISEDTPESEPYKFYRERRKRKIIFYRIPDNKDNLNSREEKMNPNLHQNHDFLESMKLLIISTNKGAKFGNRTQLQISENNICIYLITSSLFEFDSELRNHCFAERKFILNSKNYELHRGLA is encoded by the exons ATGCTGCTGATGTACCCGTTGCTCCTTCTGCCTCTGTTGGTGGCGACAGAGGCAGCGCAGCCTACGATGATGGAGGAAGAGTGGAAATTGCAGTTGAAGGAGTACAAGAGTCCTGTGGATTGGATCAGTGAAGGGATTCTGAATGTGGTCGATAGCGTTCTTCCTGCGTCGCAGTCTTCGCTCGAAGGTAGGTGAAATG ctcgaaaaaagaagaaacataAACTAAACAGGTACCTTATTCCTCTGATCGTTGGATTCATGCTAATCAAGTCCATCCTCCTGCCCATCGCGCTGAAGACCCTAGCTATCCTCAGTGGCAAGGCAGTCGTCCTCAGTCTAATGAGTCTGATCTTGGCAGCCATCGTGGGTCTGAAGAAGGTTGCCCAAAGTCACTCTGGAAGTAGCTACGAAGTTGTGAATGTACCTGGTAAATACAGGCGACAGGACTTCTTCGAAATATCTGAAGACACGCCTGAGTCAGAACCTTACAAATTTTATAGAGAGCGACGTAAAAGGAA GATAATTTTCTA CCGAATACCAGACAATAAAGACAACTTAAATTCTAGAGAAGAGAAAATGAATCCTAATTTACATCAGAATCACGATTTCTTAGAGTCTAT GAA acTGTTAATTATTTCGACAAATAAAGGAGCTAAGTTTGGGAATCGCACACAACTGCAAA TTAGCGAgaacaatatatgtatatacttaaTTACTTCGAGCCTCTTCGAGTTCGACAGTGAATTACGTAATCACTGCTTCGCGGAGAGAAAGTTCATCTTGAATTCCAAGAATTATGAACTACATCGAGGACTCGCGTAG
- the Osi12 gene encoding DUF1676 domain-containing protein Osi12, producing the protein MRPDRYHRRNRRTRANFHEVSQQQFNADQSALDRIWIAGGNLARVRPRSVRDLKLLPVITTISRRSTGVTVPGTPMGCFLVHRSFPLRRLPRRILAGDGSHARSMRESPWVGRNEEERIERSRLGGAAEDSVRSFRSWKGTRRLRGGRRHVYHYVRPRSWYGCSRGRRFTLVRERWWIGGWYISAQGPGPGASSLQLRILKTATVLSRSRLGARLRSSDRLQGRTTMALSKCVLILLACSAFAGASTTPKEDDSMLDRGFRAMYRVYEDCQQRNIAVSPCLKKKAIAFFERLGRMHSLPLSENFELVRTTDEAPKSTLSELETSLGRNAVSKDEILTEILFDRVASLLNSFNIQIRLPRTSPGELKRGMEEGRGKMKKMMGMMMMGMAMKMAALIPIALGVLFLLAGKALIISKIALVLSLIIGLKKLLSQKQSHDHGGWQQGGGGWDRSLKNVFDPLESTTTEETREYAQSLAYSARHQH; encoded by the exons ATGCGACCGGATCGATatcatcgtagaaatcgaagaACACGGGCGAATTTTCACGAGGTATCCCAGCAGCAATTTAACGCTGACCAATCGGCGCTCGATCGAATCTGGATCGCGGGCGGGAATCTCGCGAGAGTAAGGCCGCGGTCCGTCCGCGACCTAAAACTACTTCCAGTCATCACGACAATATCGCGGAGGTCGACTGGGGTCACGGTGCCAGGTACGCCAATGGGATGCTTCCTGGTGCATCGTTCCTTTCCCCTCCGCCGACTTCCCAGGCGAATCCTGGCTGGC gatggGTCACATGCACGCTCTATGAGAGAATCTCCTTGGGTAGGAAGGAACGAGGAGGAAAGGATCGAGCGATCTCGCCTCGGCGGTGCAGCAGAGGACAGCGTGCGCTCGTTTAGGAGCTGGAAAGGGACGCGGAGGTTGCGCGGGGGACGTCGTCACGTGTACCACTATGTACGTCCGCGGTCTTGGTACGGTTGCTCACGTGGGAGACGGTTCACCCTGGTTCGCGAAAGATGGTGGATAGGTGGATGGTATATATCGGCCCAGGGACCAGGTCCTGGCGCCAGTTCTCTCCAGCTGAGGATCCTGAAGACCGCGACAGTGCTCAGTCGATCTCGTCTCGGTGCACGATTGCGTTCCAGTGACCG TCTCCAAGGGAGGACGACCATGGCTCTGTCCAAGTGTGTGTTGATCTTGTTGGCGTGCAGTGCGTTTGCAGGCGCGTCCACGACACCGAAAGAGGACGACAGTATGCTGGACAGAGGGTTCAGGGCGATGTACCGTGTCTACGAGGATTGCCAGCAGCGCAACATAGCGGTGTCGCCGTGTCTGAAGAAGAAGGCGATCGCGTTCTTCGAGAGACTCGGCAGGATGCATAGCCTGCCGTTGTCGGAGAACTTCGAGCTGGTCAGGACCACTGACGAGGCTCCTAAGAGCACTCTGTCCGAGCTGGAGACTAGTTTAGGCAGGAACGCGGTCAGCAAGGACGAAATTCTCACCGAAATCCTGTTCGACCGAGTAGCGTCGCTGTTGAATAGCTTCAACATCCAGATTCGTCTGCCCAGGACCAGCCCTGGCGAGTTGAAGAGGGGCATGGAAGAGGGTCGCGGAAAGATGAAGAAGATGATGGGCATGATGATGATGGGAATGGCTATGAAGATGGCAGCACTGATACCTATTGCTTTGGGTGTGTTGTTCCTGTTGGCAGGAAAGGCGCTTATAATCAGCAAGATCGCTTTGGTGCTGTCGCTGATCATTGGACTCAAGAAGCTGCTCAGCCAAAAACAGAGCCATGATCATGGCGGCTGGCAGCAGGGCGGGGGTGGCTGGGATAGGAGCCTGAAGAACGTTTTCGACCCTCTGGAGTCGACCACGACTGAGGAAACGAGGGAGTATGCGCAGAGTTTAGCCTACTCCGCGCGACATCAGCATTGA
- the LOC143183361 gene encoding uncharacterized protein LOC143183361 — translation MPEVLCPDNSQNSKKRFPGYLNRSVPSTSLLASASKRIEVPPRNDGQAVEAFDTHSAAVLRRFRLHLATRSEGYLLTGLYDIVLVQESLLPKEEALNSAWIRCDAAVVRTNDDRCSRGVSGRMRRTRAIGAGFLLHLVLVVNLAHSKSEYMKLFDRCASEKKAFDCLKQRALEILDSAVKDDTVYKVNDYVSIGKDPAAGSRSVDRSFKDENGTELSLDQKLDNKFHEYLSSRSIQLTIPGDAFEGRKKKGKGYGALILGGLAVGAMMAQLAYGKIAFIAGTALLTAKIALVLSAIIGLKKLVSNQGGSAHEVIYATGSEHHGSYGGGGYGGGWQRTLEGVPPT, via the exons ATGCCTGAAGTCCTCTGTCCAGATAATTCACAGAACTCTAAAAAAAGATTCCCAGGATATTTAAACCGATCTGTACCTTCAACTTCTCTTCTGGCTTCTGCTTCCAAACGCATCGAAGTTCCTCCAAGGAATGATGGCCAAGCAGTAGAA GCCTTTGATACCCATTCAGCGGCCGTTCTGAGGCGGTTTCGGCTTCACTTGGCAACCAGGTCGGAGGGATACTTACTTACGGGGCTATACGACATTGTTTTGGTTCAGGAGTCCCTCCTCCCAAAGGAGGAGGCGTTAAACAGCGCGTGGATCAGGTGTGATGCGGCAGTCGTAAGGACGAACGATGACCGATG TTCGCG AGGAGTATCGGGCAGAATGAGGAGGACTAGGGCGATTGGGGCTGGCTTTCTTCTTCATCTGGTGCTGGTGGTCAACCTGGCGCACAGCAAGAGCGAGTATATGAAACTGTTCGACAGATGCGCCAGCGAGAAGAAAGCGTTCGATTGTCTGAAGCAGAGGGCACTGGAGATATTGGACTCTGCGGTTAAGGACGATACGGTGTACAAAGTTAACGATTACGTGTCTATCGGGAAAGATCCTGCTGCAGGTTCCAGGAGCGTCGATAGATCGTTCAAAGACGAGAATGGGACTGAGCTGAGCTTGGACCAGAAGCTGGATAACAAGTTTCATGAGTACTTGTCCTCTAGGAGCATTCAGTTGACTATTCCTGGAGATGCATTTGAAG GTCGAAAAAAGAAGGGCAAAGGATACGGGGCTCTAATATTGGGTGGCCTCGCTGTGGGAG CTATGATGGCGCAATTGGCTTATGGAAAAATTGCATTCATTGCGGGGACGGCGTTGCTCACAGCCAAAATAGCTTTGGTTCTGAGCGCTATCATCGGTCTGAAGAAGCTGGTTTCTAATCAGGGTGGGAGTGCACATGAAGTAATCTACGCTACAGGATCAGAACACCATGGAAGCTATGGAGGTGGAGGATACGGTGGAGGTTGGCAGAGAACTCTTGAAGGCGTTCCTCCCACTTGA
- the LOC143183876 gene encoding uncharacterized protein LOC143183876 gives MKHELRSLCLLVFVSTGITVIMEPTEDPILNNEDSASFNEAFGACLSRKEYGPLECVNRGALSTLQSMNQNDDLDFGAVHLERADGYGRELLDWDYDPKDFGNIVKAAARLMERRSLRWNLNNLYPGLEMRAGPMLNGNGVLEFAINDRVAAFSDRQAGPGRLMMRHLLVPFLLGFKFNLASLIPLLFGFLLLLTKKALLLTKIALIISGLLGWNTLFSSASAPYPGGGFNGFHTHGHEPPGGGYPYYDYQTYQHRPYKIYQTNNFEPYNQHVIREVVDVYDNAETAKNKRSGKNFVWVKNN, from the exons ATGAAACATGAACTCCGCAGTTTGTGCCTATTAGTATTCGTTTCCACGGGAATCACGGTGATCATGGAGCCAACCGAGGACCCTATATTAAATAACGAGGACTCAGCGAGCTTCAATGAAGCTTTCGGCGCTTGTTTATCCAGAAAAGAATATGGTCCCCTGGAATGCGTGAATCGTGGAGCTCTGAGCACTCTTCAGTCTATGAATCAGAATGACGACTTGGATTTCGGGGCGGTGCATCTCGAGAGAGCCGATGGCTATGGAAGAGAGCTTCTCGATTGGGATTACGATCCAAAGGATTTCGGGAACATCGTGAAAGCGGCGGCCAGGTTAATGGAACGCAGAAGCCTCAGGTGGAACTTGAATAATTTGTACCCAGGGCTGGAAATGAGGGCTGGCCCGATGTTAAATGGAAATGGAGTCCTCGAGTTCGCTATCAATGACAGAGTAGCAGCTTTTAGCGACAGACAGGCTGGCCCAG GAAGACTAATGATGAGGCATCTGCTGGTTCCTTTCCTTCTGGGATTCAAGTTCAACTTGGCTTCTCTCATTCCACTGCTCTTTGGATTCCTGTTACTGCTAACGAAGAAGGCATTGTTGTTAACAAAGATAGCTCTGATTATCAGCGGTCTACTAGGTTGGAACACGCTATTTTCCTCAGCCTCGGCTCCCTATCCAGGAGGTGGATTCAATGGATTCCACACGCATGGTCACGAGCCTCCAGGTGGGGGTTACCCGTACTATGACTACCAAACCTATCAGCATCGACCATATAAAATCTATCAGACGAACAATTTCGAGCCGTACAATCAGCATGTGATCAGGGAAGTCGTTGATGTCTACGATAACGCAGAGACTGCGAAGAATAAACGAAGTGGGAAGAATTTTGTTTGGGTGAAGAATAATTAG
- the Osi9 gene encoding DUF1676 domain-containing protein Osi9 — protein sequence MFKYVVLATLLVASAFAAPAAQDAAQPSILEEALDVYASCSGEEDLSVCLKLKALRFVDRAARSADIEIADGFKIVQTEEAKNSRADNARSLNDIESSLPAEIEAKEAAINDALYDRAAKFLSTHTVELSLPEEVSRSFDEARGKKKKIVKSLLPILLLLKLKAAALIPIALGALALLALKALVIGKIALIVSAIIALQKLFANKHQSYEVVAHPVHSYGHEEHHDHHGWARSAGSDLAYNAYKPSE from the exons ATGTTCAAGTACGTGGTTCTCGCTACGCTCCTCGTCGCGTCCGCCTTCGCCGCCCCCGCGGCGCAGGACGCGGCGCAGCCTTCCATCCTGGAAGAAGCCCTCGACGTTTACGCCTCGTGCTCCGGCGAAGAGGATCTCTCGGTGTGCTTGAAGCTGAAGGCCCTCCGTTTCGTCGACAGAGCGGCGCGATCGGCTGACATCGAGATCGCTgacggattcaagattgtgcagACCGAGGAAGCTAAGAACAG CCGTGCTGACAACGCCAGGTCCCTCAACGATATTGAAAGTTCTCTGCCTGCTGAAATCGAAGCCAAGGAAGCGGCCATCAATGACGCTCTCTACGACAGGGCTGCCAAGTTCCTCTCCACCCACACTGTTGAGCTGAGCCTTCCTGAGGAAGTCTCCCGCAGTTTCGACGAAG CCCgtggaaagaagaagaagatcgTGAAATCCCTGTTGCCAATCCTTCTGCTGTTGAAACTGAAGGCTGCTGCCCTCATCCCCATCGCTCTCGGTGCTCTGGCTCTTCTAGCCCTGAAGGCCCTCGTGATCGGCAAGATCGCCTTGATCGTCAGCGCCATCATCGCTCTGCAGAAGCTGTTCGCTAACAAGCACCAGAGCTACGAAGTGGTTGCTCACCCCGTGCACTCGTACGGCCACGAAGAGCACCACGACCACCACGGCTGGGCAAGATCGGCTGGCTCTGATCTCGCGTACAACGCGTATAAGCCTTCCGAATAG